In Aythya fuligula isolate bAytFul2 chromosome 19, bAytFul2.pri, whole genome shotgun sequence, one genomic interval encodes:
- the STOM gene encoding erythrocyte band 7 integral membrane protein, translated as MADCEMGSVPKALRHRDQSNASLGACGWILVIISYILILVTFPISIWMCIKVVKEYERAIIFRLGRIRGGAKGPGLFFALPCTDSFIKVDMRTISFDIPPQEILTKDSVTVNVDGVVYYRVQDAVLAVANVTNAGSATRLLAQTTLRNVLGTKNLSQILSDREEIAHSMQVTLDDATNDWGIKVERVEIKDVKLPVQLQRAMAAEAEAAREARAKVIAAEGEMNASRALKEASMVITESPAALQLRYLQTLTTIAAEKNSTIIFPLPIDLLKGIISARG; from the exons ATGGCGGACTGCGAGATGGGGTCGGTGCCCAAGGCGCTGCGGCATCGAG aTCAATCCAATGCTAGCCTTGGTGCGTGTGGATGGATTCTGGTgataatttcttatattttaattcttgttaCATTTCCCATATCGATCTGGATGTGCATCAAG GTTGTAAAGGAATATGAGCGAGCCATCATCTTCCGACTTGGACGCATCAGAGGTGGAGCAAAGGGACCGG GTTTGTTCTTTGCCCTGCCCTGCACAGACAGCTTCATCAAAGTCGATATGAGGACCATCTCCTTTGATATTCCACCCCAAGAG ATCTTGACCAAGGACTCTGTGACAGTTAATGTAGATGGAGTGGTTTATTACAGAGTTCAGGACGCTGTCCTTGCTGTAGCAAATGTCACAAATGCCGGCTCAGCCACGCGTCTTCTAGCACAGACTACCTTGAGGAATGTTCTGGGGACCAAAAATCTCTCTCAGATTCTCTCTGATCGTGAAGAAATTGCACACAGCATGCAG GTTACGCTTGATGACGCAACAAATGATTGGGGCATTAAGGTGGAACGTGTGGAGATCAAGGATGTGAAATTACCTgtacagctgcagagagcaatggctgcagaagcagaagctgcGCGGGAGGCAAGAGCTAAG GTAATTGCAGCTGAGGGTGAAATGAATGCTTCCAGGGCCCTGAAAGAGGCATCCATGGTTATCACAGAGTCacctgctgctcttcagctgcGTTACTTGCAAACTTTGACCACCATTGCTGCAGAAAAGAACTCCACCATCATCTTTCCATTGCCCATAGACTTGCTGAAGGGTATCATAAGTGCAAGAGGCTAG
- the GSN gene encoding gelsolin isoform X3 — MVEHAEFSKAGKEPGLQIWRIEKFDLVPVPKNLYGDFFTGDSYLVLNTIKQRNGNLQYDLHFWLGDESSQDERGAAAIFTVQMDDYLQGKAVQHREVQGHESATFLGYFKSGIKYKAGGVASGFRHVVPNEVTVQRLLQVKGRRAVRATEVPVTWESFNTGDCFILDLGSNIYQWCGSNSNRQERLKATVLAKGIRDNERNGRAKVFVSEEGSEREEMLQVLGPKPTLPVGTPDDTKTDTANRKLAKLYKVSNGAGNMAVSLVADENPFSQAALNTDDCFILDHGTDGKIFVWKGRSANSEERKAALKTASEFIDKMSYPKHTQIQVLPESGETPLFKQFFKNWRDKDQTEGLGQAYISGHVAKIEKVPFDAATLHTSKAMAAQHGMEDDGSGRKQIWRIEGSEKVPVDPSTYGQFYGGDSYIILYNYQHAGKQGQIIYTWQGAHSTQDEIATSAFLTVQLDEELGGTPVQKRVVQGKEPPHLMSMFGGKPLIVYKGGTSRGGGQTTPAETRLFQVRSSTSGATRAVELDPAASQLNSNDAFVLKTPSAAYLWVGQGASNAEKSGAQELLNVLGARSVQVSEGREPENFWAALGGKAPYRTSPRLKDKKMDAHPPRLFACSNKSGRFTIEEVPGDLTQDDLATDDVMILDTWDQVFVWIGKDAQEEEKTEALKSAKRYIETDPASRDKRTPVTLVKQGFEPPTFSGWFLGWDDDYWSVDPLQRAMADVDV; from the exons ATGGTGGAACACGCTGAGTTTTCCAAGGCTGGGAAGGAGCCTGGCCTTCAGATTTGGAGGATTGAGAAATTTGATTTGGTCCCAGTGCCAAAAAATCTGTATGGAGACTTCTTCACAGGAGATTCCTATCTGGTGCTAAACACCATCAAGCAGCGGAATGGGAACCTCCAGTACGACTTGCACTTCTGGTTAG GAGATGAAAGCTCTCAAGATGAGCGCGGGGCAGCTGCCATCTTCACTGTTCAGATGGATGACTACCTTCAAGGGAAGGCTGTCCAACATCGTGAAGTGCAAGGCCATGAGTCTGCAACTTTCCTGGGATACTTCAAATCTGGCATCAAGTACAAG gCTGGTGGTGTGGCTTCTGGCTTCAGGCACGTGGTTCCCAATGAAGTGACTGTGCAGAGGCTTCTCCAGGTCAAAGGCAGGAGAGCAGTCCGAGCAACAGAGGTCCCTGTGACCTGGGAGAGCTTCAACACAGGCGATTGTTTCATCCTTGACCTTGGCAGC AACATCTACCAGTGGTGCGGCTCCAACAGCAATCGTCAAGAACGGCTGAAGGCCACTGTGCTGGCCAAGGGGATTCGGGACAATGAGCGGAATGGTCGAGCCAAGGTCTTTGTCTCAGAGGAAGGATCAGAGCGGGAGGAAATGCTTCAG GTCCTGGGACCAAAGCCCACTCTGCCAGTGGGAACTCCTGATGACACCAAAACCGATACAGCTAATAGGAAACTGGCTAAGCTCTACAAG GTCTCAAATGGGGCTGGGAACATGGCAGTCTCCCTGGTGGCAGATGAGAACCCCTTCTCCCAGGCAGCCCTGAACACAGATGACTGTTTCATTCTGGACCATGGCACAGATGGAAAGATCTTTGTCTGGAAAG GCAGGAGTGCCAACTCTGAAGAGAGGAAGGCAGCCTTGAAAACAGCTTCTGAGTTCATTGATAAGATGAGTTATCCAAAGCATACCCAG ATCCAAGTCCTCCCTGAGAGTGGTGAGACACCTCTGTTTAAGCAATTCTTCAAGAACTGGAGAGACAAGGACCAGACAGAAGGACTGGGACAGGCTTACATTTCTGGTCATGTTGCCAAGATCGAGAAAGTTCCTTTTGATGCCGCCACTCTTCATACCTCCAAGGCCATGGCTGCCCAGCATGGAATGGAAGATGATGGCTCTGGCAGGAAACAG ATTTGGAGAATAGAAGGCTCAGAGAAAGTGCCAGTGGATCCTTCAACATATGGCCAGTTCTACGGAGGGGATAGTTATATTATCTTGTACAATTACCAGCATGCTGGAAAACAGGGACAGATCATTTACACTTG GCAGGGTGCTCATTCCACTCAAGATGAAATTGCAACCTCTGCATTCCTTACAGTGCAGCTGGatgaggagctgggaggcacCCCTgtgcag aaACGAGTAGTGCAAGGAAAAGAGCCACCTCACCTGATGAGTATGTTTGGTGGAAAGCCCCTGATTGTTTACAAGGGTGGAACCTCTAGGGGAGGTGGCCAAACCACACCTGCAGAAACACGGCTGTTCCAAGTCCGATCCAGCACCTCAGGAGCTACTAGAGCGGTAGAG CTGGATCCTGCTGCCAGTCAACTGAACTCCAACGATGCCTTTGTCCTGAAAACTCCTTCTGCTGCTTACCTTTGGGTTGGCCAAGGAGCCAGCAATGCCGAGAAATCAGGGGCACAAGAGTTGCTGAACGTTCTGGGAGCTCGCTCAGTACAGGTTTCTGAGGGTAGAGAGCCAG AGAATTTCTGGGCTGCTTTGGGTGGCAAAGCTCCTTACCGTACCTCTCCCCGGCTGAAGGACAAGAAGATGGATGCTCACCCCCCTCGTCTTTTTGCATGCTCCAACAAGAGTGGACGCTTCACA attgaAGAAGTTCCTGGAGATCTGACTCAGGATGACCTTGCTACAGATGATGTTATGATCCTTGACACATGGGATCAG GTCTTTGTATGGATTGGAAAAGATGcccaggaagaagaaaagactgaggCTTTGAAATCTG CTAAACGGTACATTGAAACGGATCCCGCCAGCAGAGATAAGAGAACTCCAGTCACGCTCGTTAAGCAAGGGTTTGAGCCTCCAACCTTCTCCGGCTGGTTCCTGGGCTGGGATGACGACTACTGGTCTGTTGATCCTCTACAGAGAGCAATGGCAGATGTGGATGTCTAA
- the GSN gene encoding gelsolin isoform X2 yields the protein MGMTCFKEASLPVSMVEHAEFSKAGKEPGLQIWRIEKFDLVPVPKNLYGDFFTGDSYLVLNTIKQRNGNLQYDLHFWLGDESSQDERGAAAIFTVQMDDYLQGKAVQHREVQGHESATFLGYFKSGIKYKAGGVASGFRHVVPNEVTVQRLLQVKGRRAVRATEVPVTWESFNTGDCFILDLGSNIYQWCGSNSNRQERLKATVLAKGIRDNERNGRAKVFVSEEGSEREEMLQVLGPKPTLPVGTPDDTKTDTANRKLAKLYKVSNGAGNMAVSLVADENPFSQAALNTDDCFILDHGTDGKIFVWKGRSANSEERKAALKTASEFIDKMSYPKHTQIQVLPESGETPLFKQFFKNWRDKDQTEGLGQAYISGHVAKIEKVPFDAATLHTSKAMAAQHGMEDDGSGRKQIWRIEGSEKVPVDPSTYGQFYGGDSYIILYNYQHAGKQGQIIYTWQGAHSTQDEIATSAFLTVQLDEELGGTPVQKRVVQGKEPPHLMSMFGGKPLIVYKGGTSRGGGQTTPAETRLFQVRSSTSGATRAVELDPAASQLNSNDAFVLKTPSAAYLWVGQGASNAEKSGAQELLNVLGARSVQVSEGREPENFWAALGGKAPYRTSPRLKDKKMDAHPPRLFACSNKSGRFTIEEVPGDLTQDDLATDDVMILDTWDQVFVWIGKDAQEEEKTEALKSAKRYIETDPASRDKRTPVTLVKQGFEPPTFSGWFLGWDDDYWSVDPLQRAMADVDV from the exons CCTGTCAGCATGGTGGAACACGCTGAGTTTTCCAAGGCTGGGAAGGAGCCTGGCCTTCAGATTTGGAGGATTGAGAAATTTGATTTGGTCCCAGTGCCAAAAAATCTGTATGGAGACTTCTTCACAGGAGATTCCTATCTGGTGCTAAACACCATCAAGCAGCGGAATGGGAACCTCCAGTACGACTTGCACTTCTGGTTAG GAGATGAAAGCTCTCAAGATGAGCGCGGGGCAGCTGCCATCTTCACTGTTCAGATGGATGACTACCTTCAAGGGAAGGCTGTCCAACATCGTGAAGTGCAAGGCCATGAGTCTGCAACTTTCCTGGGATACTTCAAATCTGGCATCAAGTACAAG gCTGGTGGTGTGGCTTCTGGCTTCAGGCACGTGGTTCCCAATGAAGTGACTGTGCAGAGGCTTCTCCAGGTCAAAGGCAGGAGAGCAGTCCGAGCAACAGAGGTCCCTGTGACCTGGGAGAGCTTCAACACAGGCGATTGTTTCATCCTTGACCTTGGCAGC AACATCTACCAGTGGTGCGGCTCCAACAGCAATCGTCAAGAACGGCTGAAGGCCACTGTGCTGGCCAAGGGGATTCGGGACAATGAGCGGAATGGTCGAGCCAAGGTCTTTGTCTCAGAGGAAGGATCAGAGCGGGAGGAAATGCTTCAG GTCCTGGGACCAAAGCCCACTCTGCCAGTGGGAACTCCTGATGACACCAAAACCGATACAGCTAATAGGAAACTGGCTAAGCTCTACAAG GTCTCAAATGGGGCTGGGAACATGGCAGTCTCCCTGGTGGCAGATGAGAACCCCTTCTCCCAGGCAGCCCTGAACACAGATGACTGTTTCATTCTGGACCATGGCACAGATGGAAAGATCTTTGTCTGGAAAG GCAGGAGTGCCAACTCTGAAGAGAGGAAGGCAGCCTTGAAAACAGCTTCTGAGTTCATTGATAAGATGAGTTATCCAAAGCATACCCAG ATCCAAGTCCTCCCTGAGAGTGGTGAGACACCTCTGTTTAAGCAATTCTTCAAGAACTGGAGAGACAAGGACCAGACAGAAGGACTGGGACAGGCTTACATTTCTGGTCATGTTGCCAAGATCGAGAAAGTTCCTTTTGATGCCGCCACTCTTCATACCTCCAAGGCCATGGCTGCCCAGCATGGAATGGAAGATGATGGCTCTGGCAGGAAACAG ATTTGGAGAATAGAAGGCTCAGAGAAAGTGCCAGTGGATCCTTCAACATATGGCCAGTTCTACGGAGGGGATAGTTATATTATCTTGTACAATTACCAGCATGCTGGAAAACAGGGACAGATCATTTACACTTG GCAGGGTGCTCATTCCACTCAAGATGAAATTGCAACCTCTGCATTCCTTACAGTGCAGCTGGatgaggagctgggaggcacCCCTgtgcag aaACGAGTAGTGCAAGGAAAAGAGCCACCTCACCTGATGAGTATGTTTGGTGGAAAGCCCCTGATTGTTTACAAGGGTGGAACCTCTAGGGGAGGTGGCCAAACCACACCTGCAGAAACACGGCTGTTCCAAGTCCGATCCAGCACCTCAGGAGCTACTAGAGCGGTAGAG CTGGATCCTGCTGCCAGTCAACTGAACTCCAACGATGCCTTTGTCCTGAAAACTCCTTCTGCTGCTTACCTTTGGGTTGGCCAAGGAGCCAGCAATGCCGAGAAATCAGGGGCACAAGAGTTGCTGAACGTTCTGGGAGCTCGCTCAGTACAGGTTTCTGAGGGTAGAGAGCCAG AGAATTTCTGGGCTGCTTTGGGTGGCAAAGCTCCTTACCGTACCTCTCCCCGGCTGAAGGACAAGAAGATGGATGCTCACCCCCCTCGTCTTTTTGCATGCTCCAACAAGAGTGGACGCTTCACA attgaAGAAGTTCCTGGAGATCTGACTCAGGATGACCTTGCTACAGATGATGTTATGATCCTTGACACATGGGATCAG GTCTTTGTATGGATTGGAAAAGATGcccaggaagaagaaaagactgaggCTTTGAAATCTG CTAAACGGTACATTGAAACGGATCCCGCCAGCAGAGATAAGAGAACTCCAGTCACGCTCGTTAAGCAAGGGTTTGAGCCTCCAACCTTCTCCGGCTGGTTCCTGGGCTGGGATGACGACTACTGGTCTGTTGATCCTCTACAGAGAGCAATGGCAGATGTGGATGTCTAA
- the GSN gene encoding gelsolin isoform X1: protein MGRQDFGYVFLTVFCTMALKLNCVSSMSVAGLGYVVTAAVVLSAVPVSMVEHAEFSKAGKEPGLQIWRIEKFDLVPVPKNLYGDFFTGDSYLVLNTIKQRNGNLQYDLHFWLGDESSQDERGAAAIFTVQMDDYLQGKAVQHREVQGHESATFLGYFKSGIKYKAGGVASGFRHVVPNEVTVQRLLQVKGRRAVRATEVPVTWESFNTGDCFILDLGSNIYQWCGSNSNRQERLKATVLAKGIRDNERNGRAKVFVSEEGSEREEMLQVLGPKPTLPVGTPDDTKTDTANRKLAKLYKVSNGAGNMAVSLVADENPFSQAALNTDDCFILDHGTDGKIFVWKGRSANSEERKAALKTASEFIDKMSYPKHTQIQVLPESGETPLFKQFFKNWRDKDQTEGLGQAYISGHVAKIEKVPFDAATLHTSKAMAAQHGMEDDGSGRKQIWRIEGSEKVPVDPSTYGQFYGGDSYIILYNYQHAGKQGQIIYTWQGAHSTQDEIATSAFLTVQLDEELGGTPVQKRVVQGKEPPHLMSMFGGKPLIVYKGGTSRGGGQTTPAETRLFQVRSSTSGATRAVELDPAASQLNSNDAFVLKTPSAAYLWVGQGASNAEKSGAQELLNVLGARSVQVSEGREPENFWAALGGKAPYRTSPRLKDKKMDAHPPRLFACSNKSGRFTIEEVPGDLTQDDLATDDVMILDTWDQVFVWIGKDAQEEEKTEALKSAKRYIETDPASRDKRTPVTLVKQGFEPPTFSGWFLGWDDDYWSVDPLQRAMADVDV from the exons ATGGGCAGACAGGACTTCGGTTATGTTTTTCTCACCGTTTTTTGCACAATGGCTCTGAAGCTCAACTGTGTTAGCTCCATGTCTGTTGCAGGGCTTGGATATGTTGTTACAGCAGCTGTTGTGCTTTCAGCTGTG CCTGTCAGCATGGTGGAACACGCTGAGTTTTCCAAGGCTGGGAAGGAGCCTGGCCTTCAGATTTGGAGGATTGAGAAATTTGATTTGGTCCCAGTGCCAAAAAATCTGTATGGAGACTTCTTCACAGGAGATTCCTATCTGGTGCTAAACACCATCAAGCAGCGGAATGGGAACCTCCAGTACGACTTGCACTTCTGGTTAG GAGATGAAAGCTCTCAAGATGAGCGCGGGGCAGCTGCCATCTTCACTGTTCAGATGGATGACTACCTTCAAGGGAAGGCTGTCCAACATCGTGAAGTGCAAGGCCATGAGTCTGCAACTTTCCTGGGATACTTCAAATCTGGCATCAAGTACAAG gCTGGTGGTGTGGCTTCTGGCTTCAGGCACGTGGTTCCCAATGAAGTGACTGTGCAGAGGCTTCTCCAGGTCAAAGGCAGGAGAGCAGTCCGAGCAACAGAGGTCCCTGTGACCTGGGAGAGCTTCAACACAGGCGATTGTTTCATCCTTGACCTTGGCAGC AACATCTACCAGTGGTGCGGCTCCAACAGCAATCGTCAAGAACGGCTGAAGGCCACTGTGCTGGCCAAGGGGATTCGGGACAATGAGCGGAATGGTCGAGCCAAGGTCTTTGTCTCAGAGGAAGGATCAGAGCGGGAGGAAATGCTTCAG GTCCTGGGACCAAAGCCCACTCTGCCAGTGGGAACTCCTGATGACACCAAAACCGATACAGCTAATAGGAAACTGGCTAAGCTCTACAAG GTCTCAAATGGGGCTGGGAACATGGCAGTCTCCCTGGTGGCAGATGAGAACCCCTTCTCCCAGGCAGCCCTGAACACAGATGACTGTTTCATTCTGGACCATGGCACAGATGGAAAGATCTTTGTCTGGAAAG GCAGGAGTGCCAACTCTGAAGAGAGGAAGGCAGCCTTGAAAACAGCTTCTGAGTTCATTGATAAGATGAGTTATCCAAAGCATACCCAG ATCCAAGTCCTCCCTGAGAGTGGTGAGACACCTCTGTTTAAGCAATTCTTCAAGAACTGGAGAGACAAGGACCAGACAGAAGGACTGGGACAGGCTTACATTTCTGGTCATGTTGCCAAGATCGAGAAAGTTCCTTTTGATGCCGCCACTCTTCATACCTCCAAGGCCATGGCTGCCCAGCATGGAATGGAAGATGATGGCTCTGGCAGGAAACAG ATTTGGAGAATAGAAGGCTCAGAGAAAGTGCCAGTGGATCCTTCAACATATGGCCAGTTCTACGGAGGGGATAGTTATATTATCTTGTACAATTACCAGCATGCTGGAAAACAGGGACAGATCATTTACACTTG GCAGGGTGCTCATTCCACTCAAGATGAAATTGCAACCTCTGCATTCCTTACAGTGCAGCTGGatgaggagctgggaggcacCCCTgtgcag aaACGAGTAGTGCAAGGAAAAGAGCCACCTCACCTGATGAGTATGTTTGGTGGAAAGCCCCTGATTGTTTACAAGGGTGGAACCTCTAGGGGAGGTGGCCAAACCACACCTGCAGAAACACGGCTGTTCCAAGTCCGATCCAGCACCTCAGGAGCTACTAGAGCGGTAGAG CTGGATCCTGCTGCCAGTCAACTGAACTCCAACGATGCCTTTGTCCTGAAAACTCCTTCTGCTGCTTACCTTTGGGTTGGCCAAGGAGCCAGCAATGCCGAGAAATCAGGGGCACAAGAGTTGCTGAACGTTCTGGGAGCTCGCTCAGTACAGGTTTCTGAGGGTAGAGAGCCAG AGAATTTCTGGGCTGCTTTGGGTGGCAAAGCTCCTTACCGTACCTCTCCCCGGCTGAAGGACAAGAAGATGGATGCTCACCCCCCTCGTCTTTTTGCATGCTCCAACAAGAGTGGACGCTTCACA attgaAGAAGTTCCTGGAGATCTGACTCAGGATGACCTTGCTACAGATGATGTTATGATCCTTGACACATGGGATCAG GTCTTTGTATGGATTGGAAAAGATGcccaggaagaagaaaagactgaggCTTTGAAATCTG CTAAACGGTACATTGAAACGGATCCCGCCAGCAGAGATAAGAGAACTCCAGTCACGCTCGTTAAGCAAGGGTTTGAGCCTCCAACCTTCTCCGGCTGGTTCCTGGGCTGGGATGACGACTACTGGTCTGTTGATCCTCTACAGAGAGCAATGGCAGATGTGGATGTCTAA